GCGTGACAGTGTGCGGAGGGAAGCGAAACAGCGCTAGTGCCGCTTCTGCTTGCCGAATCTGGACAGCGATTGCCTGAGTTTGGGCGCCGCAAAGTCGATGAAATGCCGCAGTTTGATGGCCATGAGATTTCTGGACACATGAACCAGATGGACGGGCACGGGCTCGATCTCAAACTGTGGCAGGAGGATCTCGAGCTGCCCGTTCCGGATCGCTTCGTCGGCATCGTGCTCGAATACGTAGGTGATGCCTGCGTTGTCCACGGCGGCGCTGACTGCAGCGTCGGGTGACGTGACCTCGAGCCGGGGTTTCACGCCGAGCACATAGGTTTTATTCGTCGTGGGAAGGCGGAAGCGCCACGGCGACAGATACGGGCTATTGAAGACGACGCACGAATATTTCACGAGATCGTCGGGTTCGCGCGGCGGCGCATGGTTGGCAAGGAAGGCCGGACTCGCGCAGACGATCGGCCGCAATGAACCGATGCGCGTGGCGATCATGCTGCTGTCCGCGAGTTCTCCGATCCGCAACGCGAGATCGGCGTGCGAATCGATGAGGTCAAGATTTCGATCGGAGAGAAGGAGCCGAACGGTGATGTCCGGATACTGCGCGAGGAACTGATTGATGACGGGCAAGATATGCAGGCGACCGAGCTGCACGGGCGCAGTGACGACCAGCTCTCCTTTTGCTGTCGCGAACTCGCCCGTGGCTTCGCGCTCCTGTTCGCGAACGAGATCGAGGATGCGTCGAGCCGCCGCGACGTATGACATGCCCGCGTCGGTCAATGTCAGTTTTCGCGTGGTTCGTATCAGCAACCGGGTTCCAAGCAACTCCTCGAGGTCGGCTACTTTGCGAGTGAGCGTGCTGACAGGTATTTTCAGTTCGCGCGCTGCCGCCGACAGGCTTCCTCTGTCCACAGCGGTCAGCAACATTTCCATGGCTTCTAGTCGGTCCAACGCGTTCGCTCACGTGGGAATAGGTCGCAGTATTGTAGGGGAAGTTGCCACCCAAAAGCTGGAACGTCAGGTGCCTGCGGATCGTGCGCAGTGCGGTCTGGTGGAATCGAAACGTGCGGTCTCGTTGGGCAATCTGCTGGAAAGCGAGATGAAAGTTTTTCCGGCCTACGCCTTCGCGGTGTCGTGTCAGAGCGTTACTTCAAGAAAACACATGTCCCTGGAGAGTCCGATGTATGCACAGGCTATCGCGCAATGCGTGCAAGCAGTAAAAACAATGGAGACGTATCTCGACAAGGCGGAGCGCTTCGCGAATGCGAAGAAGTTCGATGTTGCCGTTCTGTTATCGACTCGCCTCGCTCCCGACATGGGCGGGTTGCTCTATCAGATACAAAGCGCGTGCGACTATTTAAAGGGTGGCGCGGCCTTTCTTTCAGGGCAGCAGCCACCGCGACATGAAGACAATGAGCAAACGCTTGACGAAGCGCGTGCGCGCATCCGCAAGACGATTGATTTCGCCGAAGGCGTGGCGGTAGACCAGTACGCTGACGCAGCCAATCAGATCGTAAAAGTATCCTGGGTGCCAGGTAAGCTAACTGGCGAAAACTATCTGCTGCAGATTGTGATTCCGAATGTCTACTTCCATGTCGCCATGGCTTACGCAATTTTGCGCACGAATGGCGTCGACGTCGGGAAGCTGGACTTCATTGGTTCGGTCAATGCCTTCGATGCCTGATTGGCAGGCAGCCCAAGTCGTTGCTGAAATGCGAATCGAGGAATGCAGACGCTTTCCTCGAAAACGATCTGTTGACGAGTCAGTACGATGAGCGACCGCCTCGCGATCGAAAGCAGCCATTGACTTGCAGAAGACGACTGTCGGCTCAGGGTCGACTCCGGCCCTAGGCCTCGCCTGGAAGCACGGTCATCGCCGGGCACGGGACACGATGGGTCGCGAACCGCCTACAAGGATTCCTGATCCGCTGTGGTGGTCTAATCCCCCGGGCCCATCAGGCCTGGTTTGGGTTTTCATGTAGTGAATACAGAATTATGACAACGCGGCGGTTTGCGGAGCAGGATTTCGGGCAATCATCCTGTAATAGCCTCATTTGGGAAGCGGACTTTTCGTATCGCATTGTGATCGACGATCCGCTCCGCAATTTTCTCGCGGAGACTGATATAAAAGGCCTTTTTCACGTCAAATCCGCCACAATTGCGGAGCGGAAAATCGCCTAACATCATGATTTAAAGGGATTTGCGAAAGGACTCATAATCCGCCTCCGAAAGGACATCGTGGGTTCGACTCCCACCCGGCCCACCAAGCCTGACAAGGGTTTCAGCGAATTGTCCACACCAGCGTCAAGTCAAAGGTGTGGACTTTTCTGCCCGAAACCGGATTTCAGGCCACCTATTTCTTCTGCCCAATCTTCCCGACAGCGTGTGCCAACCGCGCGGTGACAAGGTGCGAATAGCGCTTCGTCGACGCGACTGACTTGTGCCCCAGCACACCTCCAACGGTGAACAGATCGATGCCCGCGTTAATCATCTCCGACGCTGCCGCGTGTCTCAGGTCGTGGAATTTCGTGTCCAGGTGACCAGCTGATTCTCTTGCCTTGATCCATTCGGTCTCGAACTGTTTCAACGTGATCGTGAAGCGTATCCGACGCGCGAGCACGGCGGTTCTGGGGTGCACCGGGACCACGCGCGGTCGTCCGTTTTTGGTATCGTCCAGTGAGTACCCCTGCTGCGTCAGCTTTGCGCGAAGGATTTCACCGCGGCGCATTCCCGAGTAAAACGCGATCCTGATGGCTGCCCGCACCTGACGGTTCTTGCACGCT
The DNA window shown above is from Paraburkholderia sp. BL10I2N1 and carries:
- a CDS encoding LysR family transcriptional regulator, which encodes MLLTAVDRGSLSAAARELKIPVSTLTRKVADLEELLGTRLLIRTTRKLTLTDAGMSYVAAARRILDLVREQEREATGEFATAKGELVVTAPVQLGRLHILPVINQFLAQYPDITVRLLLSDRNLDLIDSHADLALRIGELADSSMIATRIGSLRPIVCASPAFLANHAPPREPDDLVKYSCVVFNSPYLSPWRFRLPTTNKTYVLGVKPRLEVTSPDAAVSAAVDNAGITYVFEHDADEAIRNGQLEILLPQFEIEPVPVHLVHVSRNLMAIKLRHFIDFAAPKLRQSLSRFGKQKRH
- a CDS encoding DUF1993 domain-containing protein translates to MASSRSNAFAHVGIGRSIVGEVATQKLERQVPADRAQCGLVESKRAVSLGNLLESEMKVFPAYAFAVSCQSVTSRKHMSLESPMYAQAIAQCVQAVKTMETYLDKAERFANAKKFDVAVLLSTRLAPDMGGLLYQIQSACDYLKGGAAFLSGQQPPRHEDNEQTLDEARARIRKTIDFAEGVAVDQYADAANQIVKVSWVPGKLTGENYLLQIVIPNVYFHVAMAYAILRTNGVDVGKLDFIGSVNAFDA
- a CDS encoding site-specific integrase; the protein is MRAAIKYAHKVGRIDLDQTAQLLIPAVKNERHHYPQRKEMLEIARACKNRQVRAAIRIAFYSGMRRGEILRAKLTQQGYSLDDTKNGRPRVVPVHPRTAVLARRIRFTITLKQFETEWIKARESAGHLDTKFHDLRHAAASEMINAGIDLFTVGGVLGHKSVASTKRYSHLVTARLAHAVGKIGQKK